In a genomic window of bacterium:
- a CDS encoding Holliday junction resolvase RuvX, producing the protein MGRILGIDFGERRVGLAISDPTGTIAQPLPALTRRRGKRPPVEAIARIAEEHGATDIVIGLPLTLEGEESDWTREVRAFGERLAQRTGLPVHYVDERLTSVRAERTVRSLGLPKRERERKTRVDTIAAMLLLQAYLDGRARG; encoded by the coding sequence GTGGGTCGGATCCTGGGCATCGACTTCGGTGAACGGCGCGTGGGCCTCGCCATCAGTGACCCCACCGGCACCATCGCACAGCCGCTGCCGGCCCTGACCCGCAGGCGCGGCAAGCGGCCGCCGGTCGAAGCCATCGCCCGCATTGCCGAGGAGCACGGCGCGACCGACATCGTGATCGGCCTGCCCCTCACGCTGGAAGGCGAGGAGAGCGACTGGACACGGGAGGTCCGCGCCTTCGGCGAGCGGCTCGCGCAGCGGACCGGCCTCCCGGTCCACTACGTGGACGAGCGTTTGACCTCCGTCCGCGCCGAACGGACCGTCCGCTCCCTCGGCCTCCCCAAGCGGGAGCGCGAGCGCAAGACCCGGGTGGACACGATTGCCGCAATGCTCCTGCTCCAGGCCTACCTCGATGGGAGGGCCCGTGGTTGA